The Aphis gossypii isolate Hap1 chromosome 3, ASM2018417v2, whole genome shotgun sequence genome includes a region encoding these proteins:
- the LOC114126549 gene encoding mitochondrial uncoupling protein 4 yields MVFTQVVSIKDKAPGTKVYNYADSFWCTYIVSVVAASVAEILTYPLDLTKTRLQIQGEVASSSKPTQYRGMIKTAIGIVNEEGALKLWQGVTPALYRHVVYSGIRIVSYETMRDKLLLKNEDGSFPIWKSAISGVMSGVIAQYFASPADLIKVQIQMEGKRRLMGEPARVLSAAHAFKKIVSESGVRGLWKGSIPNVQRAALVNLGDLTTYDTAKQIIMHKTGLPDSHLLHCLSSICAGLVAATLGTPADVVKTRVMNQPTDKNGIGLIYKGSLDCLFKTIENEGFFALYKGFLPVWIRMAPWSLTFWMSFEQIRHMLGATGF; encoded by the exons ATGGTATTCACACAAGTGGTATCCATCAAAGACAAAGCACCAGGAACCAAAGTATACAACTATGCTGATTCATTCTGGTGTACATATATTGTATCAGTGGTGGCGGCCAGTGTTGCagaaattt TAACTTATCCATTGGATTTGACCAAGACCCGTCTGCAAATACAAGGTGAAGTGGCTTCTAGCAGTAAACCTACACAGTATAGAGGCATGATAAAAACAGCTATCGGCATTGTCAATGAAGAAGGTGCTCTAAAATTATGGCAAGGTGTGACCCCTGCACTTTATAGACATGTAGTGTATTCTGGTATTAGGATTGTATCGTACGAAACCATGcgagataaattattattaaaaaatgaagatgGATCATTTCCAATTTG GAAATCAGCCATAAGCGGAGTCATGTCTGGTGTAATTGCTCAGTATTTTGCTAGTCCAGCTGATTTGATCAAAGTTCAAATACAGATGGAAGGCAAACGGCGTCTGATGGGAGAACCTGctag AGTGTTAAGTGCAGCACATgcattcaaaaaaatagtatctGAAAGTGGTGTCCGTGGTTTATGGAAAGGATCAATACCTAATGTACAACGTGCTGCTCTTGTAAATCTAGGTGATTTAACTACTTATGATACagctaaacaaataattatgcaCAAAACTGGGTTGCCTGATTCACATCTTCTACATTGCCTTTCAAG cattTGTGCTGGATTAGTAGCGGCTACATTAGGAACTCCAGCAGATGTTGTAAAAACACGTGTTATGAATCAACCAACTGACAAAAATGGAAT tggTTTAATATACAAAGGATCTTTGGATTGCTTGTTTAAGACTATTGAAAATGAAGGGTTTTTTGCTCTTTACAAAGGATTTTTACCTGTTTGGATTAGAATGGCACCTTGGTCATTAACTTTTTGGATGAGTTTTGAACAAATACGCCATATGCTTGGTGCTACTGGGTTTTAG